One window of the Leucobacter komagatae genome contains the following:
- a CDS encoding DUF3618 domain-containing protein translates to MNPQEQRQLGIAEAEVARAELYDTLGQLSERLNYAKRIDDATERVGLRIREQKRERPLAFIAGVVGVAATAGVIVWGIAKRASRNFR, encoded by the coding sequence ATGAACCCGCAGGAGCAGCGCCAGCTCGGAATCGCTGAGGCCGAAGTCGCGCGCGCCGAGCTCTATGACACGCTCGGCCAGCTCAGCGAGCGGCTGAACTACGCGAAGCGCATCGACGACGCCACCGAGCGGGTGGGTCTGCGCATCCGTGAGCAGAAACGCGAGCGGCCGCTCGCGTTCATTGCGGGTGTCGTCGGGGTCGCGGCAACGGCGGGCGTGATCGTGTGGGGAATCGCGAAGCGCGCAAGTCGCAATTTCCGTTAG
- a CDS encoding phage holin family protein has translation MSRKRDEAGTFELLARLPQQIVSLAKIEYNNAKLEAIGAAKKAGIGAAGVVVALFFVFFMLQALVIAAIAALALVWPWWLAALTVAAVLLLLAAGALFAGYKLIKRGNPVPEQTLDRVGADAAALSDVRINADAQPGHQPPTGPRPTSPTGSSGSTGSQGSAPYGYGGTR, from the coding sequence ATGAGCCGCAAACGCGATGAGGCCGGCACCTTCGAGCTTCTCGCCCGCCTCCCGCAGCAGATTGTCTCGCTCGCGAAGATCGAATACAACAACGCGAAGCTCGAGGCTATCGGGGCCGCGAAGAAAGCCGGGATCGGTGCTGCCGGCGTCGTCGTCGCGCTGTTCTTTGTGTTCTTCATGCTCCAGGCACTCGTTATCGCCGCCATCGCAGCGCTCGCGCTCGTGTGGCCCTGGTGGCTCGCTGCGCTCACGGTAGCCGCCGTACTGCTGCTGCTCGCGGCAGGCGCGCTCTTCGCGGGCTACAAGCTCATCAAGCGCGGTAACCCCGTCCCTGAGCAGACGCTCGACAGGGTTGGTGCGGATGCGGCGGCGCTGTCCGACGTCCGCATCAACGCCGACGCGCAGCCCGGCCACCAGCCGCCCACCGGGCCACGGCCCACGAGCCCAACCGGCTCGAGCGGCTCGACCGGTAGCCAGGGCTCAGCCCCATACGGATACGGAGGCACGCGATGA
- a CDS encoding YtxH domain-containing protein, translated as MKGKVGFVLGAAVGYVLGTRAGRARYEQIKRGAIAVWETPLVQQGVTAVKGSVNDQVQSVKAAAGRAAKSAFAAATQPNREESSASRSAAAPTAQLPSRTTGEEPSA; from the coding sequence ATGAAAGGCAAAGTAGGTTTCGTTCTTGGAGCCGCGGTCGGGTACGTGCTGGGCACTCGCGCTGGCCGCGCCCGCTACGAGCAGATCAAGCGCGGCGCGATCGCCGTATGGGAGACCCCGCTCGTGCAGCAGGGCGTCACGGCGGTCAAGGGATCGGTGAACGATCAGGTCCAGAGCGTGAAGGCCGCGGCGGGTCGGGCTGCGAAGTCCGCCTTTGCGGCCGCGACGCAGCCGAACCGTGAGGAGTCGTCCGCGAGCCGGTCGGCAGCTGCGCCGACGGCGCAGCTGCCCTCCCGAACCACGGGGGAGGAGCCCTCAGCATGA
- a CDS encoding CPBP family intramembrane glutamic endopeptidase: MTQPPPIDGHTPNTGGATPQGEPSPAPAHPEAPAPGVPAPQAGYPQPGVPQYLPPQPGQPPLPPQPGVSPQWAWAQPQPQLVEVETEPLEYHRLYRGAPRYAWWKPLVVLVLAASIYFAMNIAFSLALMPLLVAFDPDYVNDALFMQVAPILDTQHPLSMVLNLGTIALMIPAVILAMLALGIRPTGRVWSVAAKIRWGLLLRTTGAAVLSVIVMNGVGILTGMVMEGASGAATDTTLAADAPEFNATAALISFVIVLVLVPFQAAAEEVVFRGLFLQVLGSWMRSPWLAIGLSTFAFAAMHIYDIWGLLAVGLMGLTAAWVTWKTGGLEAAIAIHVINNIAAFGFMAAGMSASTGQVESSGGPESVIGEIVGLALFAWLVVRIFRKHGYGRERIDRVWRPAAAPVRYGAL; the protein is encoded by the coding sequence ATGACGCAACCCCCACCGATCGACGGTCACACGCCTAACACCGGAGGGGCAACGCCCCAGGGTGAGCCGAGCCCAGCGCCGGCTCACCCTGAGGCACCCGCGCCCGGGGTTCCCGCCCCGCAGGCCGGGTACCCGCAGCCGGGCGTGCCGCAGTACCTGCCCCCGCAGCCCGGCCAGCCGCCGCTGCCGCCCCAGCCCGGCGTCTCGCCGCAGTGGGCCTGGGCCCAGCCCCAGCCGCAGCTCGTGGAGGTTGAGACCGAGCCGCTCGAGTACCACCGCCTTTACCGCGGTGCGCCGCGCTACGCGTGGTGGAAGCCGCTCGTTGTGCTCGTTCTTGCGGCAAGCATTTACTTCGCGATGAACATCGCGTTCTCGCTCGCGCTCATGCCGCTTCTCGTCGCGTTCGACCCCGACTACGTGAATGACGCCCTGTTCATGCAGGTCGCCCCGATCCTCGACACACAGCACCCCCTCTCGATGGTGCTGAACCTCGGCACGATCGCGCTCATGATCCCCGCGGTGATCCTCGCGATGCTCGCGCTCGGCATCCGCCCGACCGGCCGTGTGTGGTCTGTTGCGGCGAAGATCCGCTGGGGGCTGCTGCTGCGCACCACCGGCGCCGCCGTGCTCTCGGTCATCGTGATGAACGGCGTCGGGATCCTCACCGGGATGGTGATGGAGGGCGCGAGCGGCGCAGCGACGGACACGACGCTCGCCGCCGATGCCCCCGAGTTCAACGCGACCGCCGCACTCATTTCGTTCGTCATCGTGCTCGTACTCGTGCCCTTCCAGGCTGCCGCTGAGGAGGTCGTCTTCCGCGGACTGTTCCTGCAGGTACTCGGCTCGTGGATGCGCTCCCCGTGGCTCGCGATCGGGCTGTCGACGTTTGCCTTCGCGGCGATGCACATCTACGACATCTGGGGCCTCCTCGCGGTGGGCCTGATGGGCCTTACGGCGGCCTGGGTCACCTGGAAGACGGGCGGCCTCGAGGCCGCTATCGCGATCCACGTCATCAATAACATCGCCGCCTTCGGCTTCATGGCCGCGGGCATGAGCGCGAGCACCGGCCAGGTCGAGAGCTCGGGCGGCCCAGAGTCCGTCATTGGCGAGATCGTCGGCCTCGCCCTGTTCGCGTGGCTTGTCGTGCGCATCTTCCGAAAGCACGGCTACGGGCGCGAGCGCATCGATCGGGTGTGGCGGCCCGCGGCAGCACCGGTCAGGTACGGCGCGCTGTGA
- a CDS encoding glycine--tRNA ligase encodes MAEQSRLDKVISLARHRGFVFQAGEIYGGSRSAWDYGPLGTALKENIKRQWWKAMVQRRDDVVGIDSSVILPKRVWEASGHVEVFSDPLVECLNCHKRYREDHLIEEFEEKKGREPKDGLSEIVCVACGTRGQFTEPRAFSGLLKTYLGPVDDEAGLHYLRPETAQGIFVNFANVLQSARMKPPFGIGQIGKSFRNEITPGNFIFRTREFEQMEMEFFVEPGTDEEWQEYWMNERMNWYVDLGIDRDNLRFYDHPQEKLSHYSKRTADIEYKFGFQGSEWGELEGIANRTDFDLTTHSEHSGKDLSFFDQTKNERYTPYVIEPAAGLTRSLMAFLVDAYREEEVPNAKGGTDTRTMLALDPRLAPVKAAVLPLSRNEKLSPLAREIAQELREDWNIDFDDSGAIGRRYRRQDEIGTPFCVTVDFESLEDNAVTVRERDTMQQERVPRAELHAYLAERLRGA; translated from the coding sequence ATGGCTGAACAGTCCCGCCTCGATAAGGTCATCTCTCTCGCCCGCCACCGCGGCTTCGTCTTCCAGGCAGGTGAAATCTACGGTGGTTCGCGTTCTGCGTGGGACTACGGCCCGCTCGGCACCGCGCTCAAGGAGAACATCAAGCGCCAGTGGTGGAAGGCGATGGTTCAGCGCCGCGACGACGTCGTCGGTATCGACTCAAGCGTCATCCTCCCGAAGCGCGTCTGGGAGGCCTCGGGCCACGTCGAGGTCTTCAGTGACCCGCTCGTGGAGTGCCTGAACTGCCACAAGCGTTACCGCGAAGACCATCTCATCGAGGAGTTCGAGGAGAAGAAGGGCCGCGAGCCGAAGGACGGGCTCTCCGAGATCGTCTGTGTCGCCTGCGGCACCCGCGGCCAGTTCACCGAGCCGCGCGCGTTCTCGGGCCTGCTCAAGACGTACCTCGGCCCGGTTGACGATGAGGCAGGCCTCCACTACCTCCGCCCCGAGACCGCTCAGGGTATCTTCGTGAACTTCGCGAACGTTCTCCAGTCGGCGCGCATGAAGCCCCCGTTCGGCATCGGCCAGATCGGCAAGAGCTTCCGCAACGAGATCACGCCCGGCAACTTCATCTTCCGCACTCGCGAGTTCGAGCAGATGGAGATGGAATTCTTCGTCGAGCCCGGCACCGACGAAGAGTGGCAGGAATACTGGATGAACGAGCGGATGAACTGGTACGTCGACCTCGGTATCGACCGCGACAACCTCCGCTTCTACGACCACCCGCAGGAAAAGCTGTCGCACTACTCGAAGCGCACCGCCGACATCGAGTACAAGTTCGGCTTCCAGGGCAGCGAGTGGGGCGAGCTTGAGGGCATCGCGAACCGCACCGACTTCGACCTCACCACGCACTCGGAGCACTCGGGCAAGGACCTCAGCTTCTTCGACCAGACGAAGAACGAGCGCTACACGCCGTACGTCATCGAGCCCGCGGCGGGCCTCACCCGCTCGCTCATGGCGTTCCTCGTCGACGCGTACCGCGAGGAGGAGGTGCCGAACGCGAAGGGCGGCACCGATACCCGCACCATGCTCGCCCTCGACCCGCGCCTCGCGCCCGTCAAGGCCGCGGTACTCCCGCTCAGCCGCAATGAGAAGCTCTCGCCGCTCGCTCGTGAGATCGCTCAGGAGCTCCGCGAGGACTGGAACATCGACTTCGATGACTCGGGCGCGATCGGCCGCCGCTACCGCCGCCAGGACGAGATCGGCACCCCGTTCTGCGTCACGGTCGACTTCGAGTCGCTCGAAGACAACGCGGTGACCGTGCGTGAGCGTGACACCATGCAGCAGGAGCGCGTGCCGCGCGCCGAGCTGCACGCCTACCTCGCAGAGCGTCTTCGCGGCGCGTAA
- a CDS encoding 2-hydroxyacid dehydrogenase, with protein MSDFVVSLPTDPDLWEATRELEGVEFVEWDVEGPAPRAHIDIVIPPYWGGIRRLANLSEVSTQLVQWQSIGYNGIEKYLPSGYPLANATSVHEAATAELAVGLAIAAQRGLPRFIRDGLEGKWDLQTFPSLADRRVLIVGYGGVGKAIEARLAGFETKITRLARTARDEVNAAGDAVHVHGLDELHALLPQAEVLMLGLPLTDETRGLLGAEAFAALPDDALVVNVGRGPLVDTDALVAELTAGRLRAALDVTDPEPLPQDHPLWSLPNALITPHAGGDSTAMMPRMVALIERQIAHLRAGERPENIVLGEWPAA; from the coding sequence ATGAGCGATTTCGTTGTGTCACTGCCGACCGATCCCGACCTGTGGGAAGCGACCCGCGAACTCGAAGGTGTCGAGTTTGTTGAGTGGGACGTCGAGGGCCCAGCGCCCCGAGCCCACATCGACATCGTCATCCCGCCGTACTGGGGCGGCATCCGCCGTCTCGCGAACCTCTCCGAGGTGTCAACCCAGCTCGTCCAGTGGCAGTCGATCGGCTACAACGGCATCGAAAAGTACCTGCCGAGCGGCTACCCGCTCGCGAACGCGACCTCGGTGCATGAGGCCGCCACCGCTGAGCTCGCGGTGGGGCTCGCCATCGCCGCGCAGCGCGGGCTGCCTCGGTTCATCCGCGATGGCCTCGAGGGGAAGTGGGACCTCCAGACCTTCCCGAGCCTCGCCGATCGGCGAGTGCTCATCGTCGGCTACGGTGGCGTTGGCAAGGCGATCGAGGCGCGCCTCGCCGGGTTCGAGACCAAGATCACGCGGCTCGCGCGGACCGCGCGCGACGAGGTAAATGCGGCGGGCGACGCCGTGCACGTCCACGGCCTTGACGAACTGCACGCCCTGCTCCCGCAGGCTGAGGTGCTCATGCTCGGGCTCCCGCTCACCGACGAAACGCGCGGCCTGCTCGGCGCCGAGGCCTTTGCCGCACTCCCAGACGACGCGCTCGTCGTGAACGTTGGCCGCGGGCCCCTCGTCGACACCGACGCGCTCGTCGCCGAGCTCACCGCCGGCCGACTGCGGGCGGCGCTTGACGTCACCGACCCCGAGCCGCTTCCGCAGGATCACCCGCTGTGGTCCCTCCCGAACGCGCTGATCACGCCGCACGCCGGTGGTGACTCGACGGCCATGATGCCCCGCATGGTCGCGCTCATCGAGCGCCAGATCGCCCACCTGCGCGCGGGCGAGCGGCCGGAGAACATCGTGCTCGGAGAGTGGCCCGCGGCCTAG
- a CDS encoding alpha/beta hydrolase, whose translation MRRTLRQATPLALAAALALSACAPGDTEGEEPVAGVHITSVEVAGPGGAVPGAVNRVGSGSIPVRTYEPGGGATPWATLVWAHGGSFVRGTLDWPEADWVSRSFAEAGLRVVSVDYVLASETVKAPAPSNDVTAVVAWAGAEYDGPLVVGGASAGAHLAVLATLDQRDRHPDRAADALILEYPTLHRVQRADPRLADAVAALPEARRFRADRIAEMYDFYLGSDRIGEVAGGPAVAGELPAARLALLPPTIVVNADADELRASGEEFIEQLGAAGVTVSSRVEEGTVHGYLNRPTETADAAAQSRATIEFFVRELREMVGP comes from the coding sequence ATGCGGCGAACGTTGAGACAGGCAACGCCTCTCGCGCTCGCCGCCGCGCTCGCCCTCTCGGCCTGCGCGCCAGGCGACACTGAAGGAGAAGAGCCCGTGGCCGGAGTGCACATCACGTCCGTCGAGGTCGCGGGCCCGGGCGGAGCGGTGCCCGGCGCCGTGAACCGCGTAGGATCCGGATCGATCCCCGTCCGCACCTACGAGCCGGGCGGTGGGGCGACCCCCTGGGCGACCCTCGTCTGGGCGCACGGCGGCTCGTTCGTGCGCGGCACGCTCGACTGGCCCGAGGCCGACTGGGTGTCGCGCAGCTTCGCCGAGGCCGGTCTCAGAGTGGTCTCCGTCGATTACGTGCTCGCGAGCGAGACCGTGAAGGCCCCAGCGCCCTCGAACGACGTCACTGCGGTCGTCGCCTGGGCGGGCGCGGAGTACGACGGGCCGCTCGTCGTTGGTGGCGCGAGCGCGGGGGCGCACCTTGCGGTGCTCGCGACGCTCGACCAGCGCGATCGGCACCCCGACCGCGCGGCGGATGCGCTCATCCTCGAATACCCGACGCTGCACCGCGTGCAGCGGGCCGACCCGCGGCTCGCTGACGCGGTCGCCGCGCTGCCCGAGGCGCGCAGGTTCAGGGCCGACCGCATCGCCGAGATGTACGACTTTTACCTCGGCTCCGACCGGATCGGTGAGGTGGCTGGGGGCCCCGCCGTCGCGGGTGAGCTGCCTGCCGCGCGGCTCGCGCTGCTGCCGCCAACCATCGTCGTGAACGCCGACGCCGACGAGCTGCGCGCCTCGGGTGAGGAGTTCATCGAGCAGCTCGGAGCCGCGGGCGTCACCGTCTCCAGCCGGGTCGAAGAGGGAACCGTGCACGGCTACCTCAACCGGCCGACGGAAACGGCTGACGCGGCTGCGCAGTCGCGTGCCACGATCGAGTTCTTCGTGCGCGAGCTCCGGGAGATGGTCGGCCCCTAG
- a CDS encoding alpha/beta fold hydrolase: MNNQHSQGRRDFTYTDEHGIEISAYAWLPDQSSRPEPIGAVQISHGIGEHALRYDEFARYLSRAGIAVYANDHRGHGETGRKQHGGELALLGKLGPGGLRAAEAAIRQLTGIIRAEHPGLRVAQFGHSWGSLMTQRILNEHPRQWEAVVLSGSAYRTPRFMESGALNASWAHEENATGFEWLSRDPATAAAFIADPLCFEANILKLFGVSDGLRLFGTPGPGLAVDVPLLIVSGSDDPLSRADGLSRLADAYRARGVREVALKVYPGARHEILNETNRDAVYADVATWLLEHLE, translated from the coding sequence ATGAACAACCAGCACTCGCAGGGACGCCGCGACTTCACCTACACCGATGAGCACGGCATCGAGATCAGCGCGTACGCCTGGCTGCCCGACCAGAGCTCGCGCCCCGAGCCGATCGGCGCCGTGCAAATCTCGCACGGCATCGGCGAGCACGCGCTGCGCTACGACGAGTTCGCGCGCTACCTGAGCCGCGCCGGTATTGCCGTCTACGCCAACGACCACCGCGGGCACGGCGAGACCGGGCGCAAGCAGCACGGGGGCGAGCTCGCGCTCCTCGGCAAGCTTGGGCCCGGCGGACTCCGAGCGGCGGAGGCCGCGATCCGCCAGCTCACCGGCATCATCCGCGCAGAGCACCCGGGGCTCAGGGTCGCGCAGTTCGGGCACTCGTGGGGCTCGCTCATGACCCAGCGCATCCTCAACGAACACCCGCGCCAGTGGGAGGCGGTCGTGCTCTCGGGCAGTGCGTATCGGACACCGCGCTTCATGGAGAGCGGGGCGCTCAACGCGAGCTGGGCGCACGAGGAGAACGCGACGGGGTTCGAGTGGCTGAGCCGTGACCCCGCGACCGCGGCCGCGTTCATCGCCGACCCCCTCTGCTTCGAGGCGAACATCTTGAAGCTCTTCGGCGTGAGCGACGGCCTCCGGCTGTTTGGCACGCCTGGCCCGGGGCTCGCGGTCGACGTCCCGCTGCTCATCGTCTCGGGCAGCGACGACCCCCTGAGCCGAGCTGACGGGCTGAGCCGCCTCGCCGACGCATACCGCGCCCGCGGAGTCCGCGAGGTCGCGCTGAAGGTCTACCCGGGCGCGCGCCACGAGATCTTGAACGAGACCAACCGCGACGCCGTGTACGCAGACGTCGCGACCTGGCTGCTCGAACACCTCGAGTAG
- a CDS encoding GntR family transcriptional regulator — MSSPRHTSPVDGETVAVSRAMEAAAEIRGRIADGELKPGDRVPEAKLAESLGVSRNTLREAFRTLSQEGLITQVPHRGACVAIPNINTIIDVYRVRRLIECQAVAEALPRHPALAKMRAAVEEALEFRLRDDWPAIAGANIRFHQAIFELADSPRLNRLYGQLTAELRLAFGLIDDPEYLHAPFLERNLEIVELLEAGQTEQAASQLKDYLFLAERILLAGYERLDLG; from the coding sequence ATGTCGTCGCCACGCCACACCTCGCCAGTTGACGGCGAAACCGTGGCAGTGTCGAGAGCGATGGAGGCCGCGGCAGAGATCCGCGGTCGCATCGCCGACGGAGAGCTCAAGCCGGGCGACCGCGTGCCCGAGGCGAAGCTCGCCGAGTCACTCGGCGTTTCGCGCAATACGCTGCGAGAGGCGTTTCGCACGCTCAGCCAAGAGGGCCTCATCACGCAGGTGCCCCACCGCGGCGCGTGCGTCGCGATTCCCAACATCAACACGATCATCGACGTCTACCGCGTGCGGCGGCTCATCGAGTGCCAGGCTGTCGCCGAGGCACTGCCCCGCCACCCGGCGCTCGCGAAGATGCGCGCCGCGGTCGAGGAAGCCCTCGAGTTTCGCCTACGAGACGACTGGCCGGCAATCGCCGGCGCGAATATCCGCTTTCACCAGGCGATCTTCGAGCTGGCCGACAGCCCGCGCCTGAACCGGCTCTACGGCCAGCTGACGGCCGAGCTCAGGCTCGCATTCGGGCTCATCGACGACCCCGAGTACCTCCACGCCCCGTTCCTCGAACGGAACCTTGAGATCGTCGAACTGCTCGAAGCGGGGCAGACCGAGCAGGCGGCCTCGCAGCTCAAGGACTACCTGTTCCTCGCCGAGCGGATCCTGCTCGCGGGCTACGAGCGCCTCGACCTCGGCTGA
- a CDS encoding NRAMP family divalent metal transporter, giving the protein MSTSHSPDHGEPGGSQVTVPGPATVASGAVGFAKARRSSLLGAIFLMATSAIGPGFITQTATFTATLGAAFAFGILVSIVIDFIVQANIWQIITLSGKRAAELANAAIPYSGYLLSVLVILGGLVFNIGNIAGAGLGLNALFGLDARIGGAISAVLAIAIFLSHRAGIIMDRAIIVLGIIMVGLTIAVAVVANPPLGDALRQTVLPDSIDFAAITTIVGGTVGGYITYAGAHKLLDSGTTGPEHIKQVTRSAFFGIAVTGIMRYVLFLAFLGVTASGVMLDLAANPAAQAFEAAAGEWGMRAFGLVLWAAAISSVIGAAFTSVSFMTVFSAKLNMRARSWATVAFIAVGLVVFLVLGTTPVALLVFAGGFNGLILPIGFTVFMYIAWFRRDLLGGHRIQLWLLVLGTLMTALTWYMGAVSFGTIFKFLGA; this is encoded by the coding sequence ATGAGCACCTCACACTCCCCCGACCACGGCGAGCCAGGCGGCAGCCAGGTCACCGTTCCCGGCCCTGCCACCGTCGCAAGCGGGGCCGTCGGCTTCGCGAAGGCCCGGCGATCCTCACTTCTCGGCGCGATCTTCCTGATGGCGACCTCGGCGATCGGCCCGGGCTTCATCACCCAGACCGCGACGTTCACCGCGACGCTCGGCGCAGCGTTCGCATTCGGCATCCTCGTCTCGATCGTCATCGACTTCATCGTCCAGGCGAATATCTGGCAGATCATCACGCTCTCGGGCAAGCGCGCGGCAGAGCTCGCGAACGCCGCCATCCCCTACTCGGGCTACCTGCTCTCGGTACTCGTGATTCTCGGCGGCCTCGTGTTCAACATCGGCAACATCGCGGGTGCCGGGCTCGGCCTGAATGCGCTCTTCGGGCTCGACGCGCGCATCGGCGGCGCGATCAGCGCCGTCCTCGCGATCGCGATCTTCCTTTCCCACCGCGCCGGCATCATCATGGACCGCGCGATCATCGTGCTCGGCATCATCATGGTCGGTCTCACCATCGCCGTCGCCGTCGTCGCGAACCCGCCGCTCGGCGACGCGCTCCGGCAGACCGTGCTCCCCGACAGCATCGACTTCGCCGCGATCACCACGATCGTCGGCGGCACCGTCGGCGGCTACATTACGTACGCCGGCGCCCATAAGCTCCTCGACTCGGGCACCACGGGGCCCGAGCACATCAAGCAGGTCACGCGATCAGCGTTCTTCGGCATCGCGGTTACCGGCATCATGCGCTACGTGCTCTTCCTCGCGTTCCTCGGGGTCACCGCGAGCGGCGTGATGCTCGACCTCGCCGCCAACCCCGCGGCGCAGGCGTTCGAGGCCGCCGCCGGCGAGTGGGGCATGCGCGCGTTCGGCCTCGTGCTCTGGGCCGCGGCGATCTCAAGCGTCATTGGTGCCGCGTTCACGTCGGTGTCGTTCATGACGGTCTTCAGCGCGAAGCTCAATATGCGGGCGCGGAGCTGGGCGACGGTCGCGTTCATCGCCGTCGGGCTCGTCGTCTTCCTCGTCTTGGGCACGACCCCGGTCGCGCTGCTCGTCTTCGCCGGCGGCTTTAACGGCCTCATCCTGCCGATCGGGTTCACCGTCTTCATGTACATCGCCTGGTTCAG